GGGTCGCTGGTGGGCGGCGCGCGCGCGGACCTGGCGTGGAACGCGCCGCTGCTGGCGCGCGCGGTGAACCGGCTGACGCGCGCGCTCGGCGGCGGTGACACGACGGTCGCGCCGGCGCGCGTCGCGCTGCGCGCGGAGTTCGCGGCCAGCAAGCCCGTGCCCAACGCGGCGGGGCAGGCGTTCCTCGAGAGCTTCGAGGGGGACGGCGGCCTCGGGCTGCCGCTCAGCGAGACGCAGTGGTACCTGTCGAGCCGCCCGGTGATGTCGACCGCGCTGCGCGGCGCGACGCGCGGCGTGCCGCTGACGACCGACCGCGCGTCGACGCTGGCGTGGCAGAGCCTCGTGCGCCCGCTCGGCGGATCGGCGCTCCTGCAGTATCGCATCACCGACATCGATCCCTCGGTGCGGCTGAGCACCGGCGGCCTCGCGCCGACGGAGCCGCTGCTCTGGCTGACGCTGTACCCGACGAGCATCGGCGGCCTGCCGGCGCGCGACGACGCGGGCACGCCGGTCGGCGGCGCGGCGTCGTCGCCCGCGTCGCGCTTCCGCTGGACGCTCGGCGGCACCGACGCGACGCCCGGCCGCCGCTGGCGCTCGATCCGCACGCTGCTCAATCCCGGCGGTGCCGACCTGTCGCGCGTCGAGGCGCTGGAGTTCTACGCACTCGTGCGCACCGACGCCGCGGGCATCGGCCGCAACCCGACGCTCGTCTTCGACTTCGGCGACGTGTCCGAGAACACCGTCGCGTTCGCGCCCGAGACGCTGACCGTGCGGCCGCGCGCCGCGGGGCCGGGCGTGCCGGCGGGCGTGGACTCGCTGTATCGCGGGCGCCGGCTGCAGCGCTTCGACCGGCTGGACACGGAGCGCGATTCGCTGACGCGCGTGTTCGACGCCAGCGTCAACGACCGCGGCCTCCCGGGCGACCGCATCGACACGCTGGTGGTGGTCGACGAATCCGGAACCGCGCCTGCCCGCACGGTGCAGCGCGACGTCGCGGTGTGCCGCGCGCAGACGGGGCGCAGCGCCGTCATCGGCGACCCGCTGACGACGTGCACGGTGCGCAACAACCGGCTGGACGAGGAGGACCTCGACCAGGACGGGCAGCTGAACCTCGACGACGCGAGCGCCGACGGCGGCGAGCGGCTGCGGCGCTTCGTGGTGAACCTGAGCGACCGCCGCACCTTCACGCGCGAGAACCCGAACGCGTGCCAGGCGACCGTCACGCCGACCGTCGGCGAGGTGGCCGCGCTCGCGGAGCGCCGCTGCTGGGTGCTGGTGCGCGTGCCCTTCCGCGCGCCGAGCGACTCGACGGACGGCTTCAGCATCCGCCGCGTGCGGTCGCTGCGGCTGACGATGGTGAGCGGCGACGAGGAGCCCGACAGCGCGTTCACGACGACCGCGCTCGCGCGCCTGCGACTGGTGGGCGCGCCGTGGCTGCGCCGCACCGACCGCGCCGCCGTCGGCATCGCGGGCGACTCGCTCGGCACGCAGGGAAGCTGGGTGATCGCGGGCGTGGTGGGGACGCAGGACTCGACGGGACGCGTGCCGTACCAGTCCCCGCCGGGCGTCACCGACGAGACGGACGAGCGCCGCACGGGGCTGGAGGCGACGGCGGTGCAGGTGAACGAGCGCGCGCTGCGGCTGCAGGCCGGCGCGCCGGGCGGCTCGCTCGGGCTCTACGAGCGCGCGGAGGCGTACTTCCGCTTCCCCGAGGGCGCCAAGAACCTGATGACGTACAAGACGCTCCGGCTGTGGATGCGCGGCAACGGCGCCGGCTGGGGCGTGAACGGGGAGCTGAACGCGTACGTGAAGCTCGGCCGGGACGAGCACAACTTCTACGTCTACCGCACGCCGGTGAATGCGGGCCCGTCGCGCGAGTCGTGGCTGCCCGAGGTGCGCGTGGACTTCGGCCGCTTCTACCGGCTGCGGGCGGCGGTGCAGGAGGCCTACCTGCGCGGCGGCATCGCGCAGCAGTACCGGTGCACGGGGGTGGACGCCGCCCTCGTGGAGCGCTCGGGGCTCCCGCGCGGCTTCGCCGTGAACCGCTACGCGGCGTGCGAGGACGGCTACCTCGTCTACACGGTGGAGCCGAACGTCACGCCGCCCAACCTCGCGGCCGTGCAGGAGCTGGCGGTGGGCTTCGTGCGCGTGGACACGCTGGCGCGCGGCGGCTCGCCCATCGTGCCGGGCGACACGCTGGAGCTGTGGGTCAACGACCTGCGCCTCAGCGACGTCGAGGACACGCCGGGGATGGCGGGCGAGTTCGGGCTCGCGGTGCAGGCGGGCGACCTGGCCGACGTGCGCGTGAACGTGACGCGGCGCGATCCGTACTTCCGCCAGCTGGGCGAGACGCCGACCTTCGCGACGGCGAACGCGATCGACGTCGGCGCGTCGGTGCGGCTCGACAGGCTCGTGCCGGGCGCGCGCGGCTTCGCGATGCCGCTGACGGTGAGCTACCAGCAGACCGACGCGGCGCCGACCTTCCTCGCGAACTCCGACCTGCGCGGCGAGGACCTGACGGGGCTGCGCACGCCGCGCGACGCGACGACGAGCGTGGCGTTCACGATCAAGCGCGCGACGCCGGTGACGGGCACGCCGTGGGCGCCGCTCCTCAACAACCTCGCGCTGACGTCCACGTGGACGAGCGGCGGGTCGCGGAGCGCCTTCCAGCGCGCGCAGCGCGACGGCTTCACGCTGCGCGCGGACTACGACCTGGTGCCGGCGGCGCGCTCGCTGGGGCTGATCGGCGGCGCGTTCCGCTGGACCCCGACGACGCTCAAGCTCACGAGCCACCTGGTGCGCACGGGCAACCGGCAGGAGGCGTTCCTCAAGCCGGTGGTGGCGTTCGACGACACGGCGCGCGTGGTGAACGGGCTCGATCACGTGTGGCGGAACGGGCTGGTGGTGGAGTTCCAGCCGACGCCCGCGCTCACCGCGCGCTGGGACGCGAGCACGCTGCGCGACCTGCGCGACTACCCGGCGTTCGGCGACGGGCTCGACTCGCTGGCGAACGAGCGCAGCGCGGCCGCGCGCGCGGACCGCGAGCGCCTGGCGGGGCTGGACGTGGGCCTGGAGCGCGAGCGCGCGATGGCGGGGCTGCTGCGCTTCGCGCCGGCGCTGCGCGGCTGGGTGCAGCCGCGCGCGGAGGTGGCGACGTACCACACGACGACGCGCGACCCGAACGCGCGCGCGCTGCTGCACGCGGACGAGGAGCTCGGCGACTCGACGGGCGCGCTGCGGCTGCCGCGCCGCATCGGCACGACGCAGGTCGCGTCCGCCGGCGCGATGGTGGACCTGGGGCGCGCGCTGTTCGGCGCCGCGCCGACGCCGGTGCCCGCGCCGCCGATCGCGCCGGTGGTGCCCGACTCCACGCCGCGCCTCGCGCGCGACACCGCGCTCCGCGGCGCGACGCCGACGCTGCGCGCGCGCATGCGGCGTGCGCTGCAGCCGGTGGACGTGCGCGTCGAGCGCACGCTCTCCTCCAACCTGGACGCGACGGCGCTCGATCCGAGCCTCGGGCTGCAGCTGGGCTTCGGCGGGCTGGGAGCGTTCCGCACGCCGGGCGGCCGCAACGCGACGGCCGCGGGCGCGGTGACGCGCCTCGTGCTCGCGCACACCGTCGGTCTCCCGCTCGGCTTCTCGCTCACCAATCGCATGGAGACGGGCGGGACGCGCAGCTGGTGGCGGCGCGCGGCGACCGACCGGCAGGCGGAGGCCGACGGCACGCAGCGCACGATCCCCGACCTGTCGCTGCGCTGGAACTGGCGGCCGGCGTTCGCGGGCGACTGGATCGAGACGGTGGGCGCGAACGCGCGCATGCTCTGGCA
This is a stretch of genomic DNA from Roseisolibacter agri. It encodes these proteins:
- the sprA gene encoding cell surface protein SprA, whose amino-acid sequence is MRLLRILLGGALLGGAPAAAQVRPAPAPPTAPSPTPAAPSPSPAPVPAPQDSARRAGAPPTVRMPVDTAGRRRAPADSLRGARTDSSAAPGAAPRSAADTLRLPGDSARRAERSAADTTEKDPLADLDLHVVGRMESKMERTRDARCAQGFAVALGCRSTFQPNFDFQFNVRSAGAVAERLHLNVDYDSQREFDASNVISAWYQGKPGAKLGRVEVGNVSFTPPASRFLTAGIPSNNYGMQAVGQLGSMVWRAIAAQQKGTVQRDRVFTVGDRSVQTTERPLDDFQVEPRRFFFTIDPRLLPGYPNVDVLNRPLMTRLAAQLPDTLRPTRVFLYRQLIGAQNQNPRGPRLQVRGAKNPRAQTYELLRENVDYYVDPSQLWIALLRPLQLNAERLAVAYEVTVNGVRTRYVATGGTPDTELREDTAQVANLVWEPELTPRDGAFFRELRNVYRVGGEELRRETVGLRIVTGPGGDQEKPVDATFGATYLQMFGLAQASSPTTFDVENRLWPRPQDPNVNAAGGAGGLTAKLIRDYFVVFPSLQPFARAGLARGASNPANDTIYTIPAEFLYSAQRPQGVYRLRLRYDGEGLGEPGTLALGSVQLRPGSERLTAFGRPLVRGTDYEIDYDLGVVTFTDPARLFPTPTPVTVRFEENPLFATQPTRIVGGAAEWTTNAGVLSLTAITQSQRSTFNRPPLGFEPVGSLVGGARADLAWNAPLLARAVNRLTRALGGGDTTVAPARVALRAEFAASKPVPNAAGQAFLESFEGDGGLGLPLSETQWYLSSRPVMSTALRGATRGVPLTTDRASTLAWQSLVRPLGGSALLQYRITDIDPSVRLSTGGLAPTEPLLWLTLYPTSIGGLPARDDAGTPVGGAASSPASRFRWTLGGTDATPGRRWRSIRTLLNPGGADLSRVEALEFYALVRTDAAGIGRNPTLVFDFGDVSENTVAFAPETLTVRPRAAGPGVPAGVDSLYRGRRLQRFDRLDTERDSLTRVFDASVNDRGLPGDRIDTLVVVDESGTAPARTVQRDVAVCRAQTGRSAVIGDPLTTCTVRNNRLDEEDLDQDGQLNLDDASADGGERLRRFVVNLSDRRTFTRENPNACQATVTPTVGEVAALAERRCWVLVRVPFRAPSDSTDGFSIRRVRSLRLTMVSGDEEPDSAFTTTALARLRLVGAPWLRRTDRAAVGIAGDSLGTQGSWVIAGVVGTQDSTGRVPYQSPPGVTDETDERRTGLEATAVQVNERALRLQAGAPGGSLGLYERAEAYFRFPEGAKNLMTYKTLRLWMRGNGAGWGVNGELNAYVKLGRDEHNFYVYRTPVNAGPSRESWLPEVRVDFGRFYRLRAAVQEAYLRGGIAQQYRCTGVDAALVERSGLPRGFAVNRYAACEDGYLVYTVEPNVTPPNLAAVQELAVGFVRVDTLARGGSPIVPGDTLELWVNDLRLSDVEDTPGMAGEFGLAVQAGDLADVRVNVTRRDPYFRQLGETPTFATANAIDVGASVRLDRLVPGARGFAMPLTVSYQQTDAAPTFLANSDLRGEDLTGLRTPRDATTSVAFTIKRATPVTGTPWAPLLNNLALTSTWTSGGSRSAFQRAQRDGFTLRADYDLVPAARSLGLIGGAFRWTPTTLKLTSHLVRTGNRQEAFLKPVVAFDDTARVVNGLDHVWRNGLVVEFQPTPALTARWDASTLRDLRDYPAFGDGLDSLANERSAAARADRERLAGLDVGLERERAMAGLLRFAPALRGWVQPRAEVATYHTTTRDPNARALLHADEELGDSTGALRLPRRIGTTQVASAGAMVDLGRALFGAAPTPVPAPPIAPVVPDSTPRLARDTALRGATPTLRARMRRALQPVDVRVERTLSSNLDATALDPSLGLQLGFGGLGAFRTPGGRNATAAGAVTRLVLAHTVGLPLGFSLTNRMETGGTRSWWRRAATDRQAEADGTQRTIPDLSLRWNWRPAFAGDWIETVGANARMLWQRTRAVSPADSGAPLDTRAVTSRSYPITGSVVWKAFGGFTTGGGVALTRRFDDVPGSRTDVQTRETNVELTKAFTPPSRWNLRSPIRTRLGWQDGGTETLLLPRDAFGQVIADEALRVVQADNGRRALSFSANSDVAETLTLSLNGTHVTTFNNNLNQRISQTVFSAVLQLSFGAAQLR